A window of Sulfurimonas gotlandica GD1 contains these coding sequences:
- a CDS encoding peptidylprolyl isomerase, with the protein MIKRFILLLLIPLTIFAAKDIDRSFKMMKIEQRVALVIGNNQYDSNRLGKLQNPINDSRAMKDKLKDLGFKVYYGENLTVREMRKKLRDFGEELQKGGVGLFFFAGHGIESQGQNYLIGKDSNLISEDEIEDETLELSRVINKMNKSGNRLNIVLLDACRNNPFSRSSGGGLAKVQNAKGMFIAYATSPGEVASDGNKNNGVFTEQIIKHIDTEGIPIGRMFKRVKKDVYEKTNQKQRPWTHDDIIGDFYFKLPTKSDDKFAALEKSLIAPIKLDSYTEKAASESNTIVLETTQGKIEIDLYPDIAPLAVENFKTHIKNGYYNGIAFHRIIKNFMIQGGDPTESGRGGKSIWDKSFKDEYKNKTFDKAGILAMANAGPHTNGSQFFITTAKTPWLNGRHTIFGQVKESSMETIMKLNNVDTFGRSGADRPQDRQEIIKAYIK; encoded by the coding sequence ATGATAAAACGCTTTATTCTACTACTATTAATCCCACTAACAATTTTTGCTGCTAAGGATATCGATAGATCATTTAAGATGATGAAGATTGAGCAAAGAGTAGCTTTAGTTATAGGTAACAACCAATATGACAGTAATCGTCTTGGAAAATTACAGAACCCAATAAATGATTCAAGAGCTATGAAAGATAAATTAAAGGACCTTGGCTTTAAAGTATACTATGGTGAAAATCTAACAGTACGCGAAATGCGCAAAAAGCTCCGTGATTTTGGGGAAGAACTTCAAAAAGGTGGTGTTGGTCTTTTCTTTTTTGCTGGTCACGGAATTGAATCTCAAGGACAAAATTACCTTATCGGCAAAGACTCAAACCTTATTTCAGAAGATGAGATAGAAGATGAAACACTTGAACTTAGTAGGGTTATAAATAAAATGAACAAATCAGGCAATCGATTAAACATCGTTTTACTTGATGCATGTAGAAATAATCCATTTTCTCGCTCTAGTGGAGGTGGTCTAGCAAAAGTCCAGAATGCTAAAGGTATGTTCATAGCATATGCAACAAGTCCAGGAGAAGTTGCAAGCGATGGAAATAAAAATAACGGTGTTTTTACAGAACAAATTATAAAACATATAGACACGGAAGGAATTCCAATAGGTCGAATGTTTAAAAGAGTAAAAAAAGATGTATATGAAAAAACAAATCAAAAACAAAGACCTTGGACACATGATGACATAATTGGTGATTTTTACTTTAAACTTCCTACTAAATCAGATGATAAATTTGCAGCTTTAGAAAAATCACTAATTGCACCAATAAAACTTGATTCATACACAGAAAAAGCAGCCAGTGAAAGTAACACAATTGTTCTAGAAACTACTCAAGGCAAAATTGAGATAGATTTATATCCTGATATAGCACCATTAGCAGTTGAAAACTTTAAAACACATATAAAAAACGGTTACTATAATGGTATAGCTTTTCATAGAATTATTAAAAACTTTATGATTCAAGGCGGAGATCCAACTGAGAGTGGTAGGGGTGGTAAGAGTATCTGGGATAAATCATTCAAAGATGAATATAAAAATAAAACATTTGACAAAGCAGGAATCCTTGCAATGGCAAACGCAGGACCACATACTAATGGAAGCCAATTTTTCATAACAACTGCTAAAACTCCTTGGTTAAACGGCAGACATACTATTTTTGGCCAAGTAAAAGAATCTTCTATGGAAACAATTATGAAGCTGAATAATGTAGATACTTTTGGCAGAAGTGGTGCAGATAGACCACAAGATAGACA
- a CDS encoding HU family DNA-binding protein, protein MNKAQFVELVQANGGYKTKVEAELAIKAFTEAVTAALVKKEDVSLVGFGSFAANLQKGKSGKVPGTDKTYTTQDKMVPKFKAGKGLKDRVAAGK, encoded by the coding sequence ATGAACAAAGCTCAATTCGTTGAATTAGTACAGGCAAATGGTGGTTACAAAACTAAAGTTGAAGCAGAACTTGCGATTAAAGCATTTACTGAGGCTGTGACAGCTGCTCTAGTTAAAAAAGAAGATGTTTCTTTAGTAGGTTTTGGTAGTTTTGCTGCAAACCTTCAAAAAGGCAAAAGTGGTAAAGTTCCAGGTACAGATAAGACTTATACTACTCAGGATAAAATGGTTCCTAAATTTAAAGCTGGTAAGGGTCTAAAAGATCGCGTGGCAGCTGGCAAATAA
- a CDS encoding flagellar assembly protein A, producing MSEIQNTIIKTKNIKNSMTTFASDNFIPLNECDFNIQNVATYIKTSFDDDFRLFNENINEHYKDEKNLLNQRVEFQQLYTIVAIQTKEIEMKLNYTLELDEHECMPKLVLHPDSHILYKTHKPIETFKLLLKEINKIKAKNGILINIYDEKMMKNLKAFTKYLYEGKFIKKIRIPLFEGIEPQITRAGKLILWFKHKESEQKHQIIEVEKDEVLVEFKKPVYGKSGFNSHGKQIDKDYLHNADDLQTPVDDKSIYIEESDDKKLYKSRVKGFVHFSETLLSIDNKVRMSKLSRVQDSLAKEEANNIEVHISQNDTTKDSIGEGVELTSETIHVNGHIGANSILEAVNMQIDGATHKDSLQFARVAKINRHKGTLRCHDAKIALLEGGIVHATNVEIEASLGGVIYAQNVKIGHVKSNLKVYASESISIKLVSGEDNIFKINYKNIPILCSKIDLINEDIEELKFSLEEANRHNKSEVESIQDEIKKLKSEIQTIKDSASRATITIEKPLKGLNNIIFVLDNDEEIVYKTDAQSYEPFYLEISEEKITLQPVKKSIFL from the coding sequence ATGAGTGAAATACAAAATACAATAATAAAAACAAAAAATATTAAAAACTCGATGACAACATTCGCATCTGATAATTTTATACCTCTTAATGAATGTGATTTTAATATACAAAATGTTGCTACATATATTAAAACAAGCTTCGATGATGATTTCAGACTTTTTAATGAAAATATAAATGAACATTATAAAGATGAAAAAAACCTTCTAAATCAACGTGTAGAATTCCAACAGCTCTATACTATTGTGGCCATTCAGACAAAAGAGATAGAGATGAAGCTGAACTACACTTTGGAACTTGACGAGCACGAATGTATGCCAAAACTTGTTTTACACCCAGATTCACATATTTTATATAAAACCCATAAGCCTATAGAGACTTTTAAACTTCTACTTAAAGAGATAAATAAGATAAAAGCTAAAAATGGAATTCTAATCAATATATATGATGAAAAAATGATGAAAAATCTAAAAGCTTTTACAAAATACTTATATGAAGGTAAGTTTATAAAGAAAATAAGAATTCCTCTCTTTGAAGGGATAGAACCTCAAATAACTAGAGCTGGTAAACTAATACTTTGGTTTAAACACAAAGAATCAGAGCAGAAACATCAGATAATAGAAGTTGAAAAAGATGAAGTGCTTGTAGAGTTTAAAAAACCAGTATATGGAAAGAGCGGATTCAACTCTCATGGCAAACAGATAGACAAAGACTACCTGCATAATGCAGACGATCTTCAAACACCAGTAGATGACAAAAGTATCTACATTGAAGAGAGTGATGATAAAAAATTATATAAAAGTAGAGTAAAAGGTTTTGTTCACTTTAGTGAAACACTGCTTAGTATTGATAATAAAGTAAGAATGTCAAAATTATCAAGAGTACAAGATTCTCTTGCAAAAGAAGAAGCAAATAATATAGAAGTACACATCTCTCAAAATGACACTACAAAAGACAGTATTGGAGAAGGTGTTGAACTTACAAGTGAAACCATACACGTAAATGGTCACATAGGTGCCAACAGTATATTGGAAGCTGTAAACATGCAGATAGATGGAGCTACTCACAAGGATTCATTACAATTTGCAAGGGTTGCTAAGATAAATAGACATAAAGGAACTCTGAGATGCCACGATGCCAAGATAGCGCTTTTAGAAGGTGGAATTGTCCATGCAACTAATGTTGAGATTGAAGCCTCTCTTGGTGGAGTAATATATGCTCAGAATGTAAAGATAGGACATGTAAAAAGCAACTTAAAAGTTTATGCCTCTGAATCTATAAGCATAAAACTTGTAAGTGGTGAGGATAACATTTTTAAAATCAACTATAAAAATATTCCTATTTTATGTTCTAAAATAGATCTTATAAATGAAGATATTGAAGAGTTAAAATTTTCTCTTGAGGAAGCTAACAGGCATAATAAGTCAGAGGTTGAGAGTATCCAAGATGAAATAAAAAAATTAAAAAGTGAGATACAAACTATAAAAGACTCTGCTTCAAGAGCCACAATCACTATAGAAAAACCTCTAAAAGGTCTAAATAACATTATCTTTGTTCTTGATAATGATGAAGAGATTGTTTACAAGACTGATGCACAGAGCTACGAGCCTTTTTATCTAGAAATATCTGAAGAAAAAATCACCCTACAACCAGTTAAAAAATCCATCTTCCTTTAA
- the fbaA gene encoding class II fructose-bisphosphate aldolase, translating to MSKGILDIVKPGVLFGDDVQKVYNMAKEVGFAIPAVNVVSNDSINAVLEAAAKVKSPVIIQFSNGGASYFAGKGLSNENEKAAIVGAVAGAKYVHLMAEAYGIPVILHTDHAAKKLLPWIDALLDAGEKHFKHTGRALYSSHMLDLSEEPLEENISICKSYLERMSKIGMSIEIELGVTGGEEDGVDNTNIDNALLYTQPEEVAYAYEELSKVSPDFTIAASFGNVHGVYKPGNVQLTPTILDNSQKYIQDKFGTSAKPVNFVFHGGSGSAPSEITEAIEYGVIKMNIDTDTQWATWLGTKQYVEKYNEYLQGQIGNPEGEDKPNKKYYDPRKWLRAGQETLVARVEEAFADLNALNKN from the coding sequence ATGAGCAAAGGCATATTAGATATTGTAAAACCGGGTGTCCTTTTTGGAGATGACGTGCAAAAAGTTTACAACATGGCAAAGGAGGTAGGGTTTGCTATTCCTGCTGTAAATGTTGTATCAAATGATTCTATCAATGCTGTGTTAGAAGCAGCAGCAAAAGTTAAATCTCCTGTGATTATTCAATTTAGTAATGGCGGTGCATCTTATTTTGCTGGTAAAGGTTTAAGCAATGAGAATGAAAAAGCTGCGATTGTAGGCGCAGTAGCTGGTGCTAAATATGTTCATTTGATGGCGGAAGCTTACGGCATTCCTGTAATACTTCATACTGATCATGCTGCTAAAAAACTTCTTCCTTGGATAGATGCTCTTCTAGATGCTGGAGAGAAACATTTTAAGCATACTGGCCGTGCACTTTACTCTTCACATATGTTAGATTTATCAGAAGAACCTTTAGAAGAGAATATTTCAATTTGTAAATCATACTTAGAGCGAATGAGTAAGATTGGAATGAGTATTGAAATAGAGCTTGGTGTAACTGGTGGAGAAGAAGATGGTGTTGATAATACTAACATCGACAATGCTCTTCTGTATACTCAACCTGAGGAAGTTGCATATGCATATGAAGAGTTAAGTAAAGTGTCACCTGACTTTACAATTGCAGCTTCATTTGGAAATGTTCATGGTGTTTATAAGCCGGGTAATGTTCAACTAACTCCAACTATTTTAGATAACTCACAAAAATATATTCAAGATAAGTTTGGAACATCTGCTAAACCTGTAAATTTTGTTTTTCATGGTGGCTCAGGTTCAGCTCCTTCAGAAATCACTGAAGCTATCGAATATGGTGTTATCAAAATGAACATAGATACTGACACTCAGTGGGCTACTTGGCTTGGTACAAAGCAATATGTTGAAAAATACAATGAGTACCTACAAGGTCAGATAGGTAACCCAGAAGGTGAAGATAAGCCAAATAAAAAATATTATGATCCTAGAAAATGGTTAAGAGCAGGACAAGAAACTTTAGTAGCTAGAGTCGAAGAAGCATTTGCCGATTTAAATGCATTGAATAAAAACTAA
- the cmoA gene encoding carboxy-S-adenosyl-L-methionine synthase CmoA, with amino-acid sequence MNDKVFTKPIEKQFEFNEEVAVVFDDMLNRSVPFYKESQKITEFFALKQLKDGGLIYDLGCSTASLLISISKQLKIEAILIGLDNSDAMLEQARKKCQALGATIDLQNADILEYDYKQADVFVSNYTLQFIRPLVREELVKKIADSLKKEGIFIFSEKVISHHSKLNKDLIECYYDFKKEQGYSEYEIMQKREALENVLVPYSEDENIKMAKNCGFSHCEVVFRWANFATFIAIK; translated from the coding sequence ATGAATGATAAAGTATTTACAAAACCAATAGAAAAACAGTTTGAGTTTAATGAAGAAGTAGCAGTAGTTTTTGATGATATGCTAAACCGCAGTGTGCCTTTTTATAAAGAGTCTCAAAAGATTACAGAGTTCTTTGCACTAAAGCAGCTTAAAGATGGCGGACTTATTTATGACTTGGGCTGTTCAACTGCATCTCTGCTTATAAGCATCTCAAAGCAGTTAAAAATAGAAGCAATTTTAATCGGACTTGATAATTCAGATGCAATGTTAGAGCAAGCTAGAAAAAAATGTCAAGCACTTGGGGCTACAATAGATCTTCAAAATGCAGATATATTAGAATATGATTATAAGCAAGCAGATGTCTTTGTAAGTAACTATACGCTGCAGTTTATTCGTCCTCTAGTTCGTGAAGAGCTAGTAAAAAAGATAGCAGATTCTCTTAAAAAAGAAGGTATCTTTATTTTTAGTGAAAAAGTAATTTCACACCATTCAAAATTAAATAAAGATCTTATAGAGTGTTATTATGATTTTAAAAAAGAGCAGGGTTACTCAGAATATGAGATCATGCAAAAAAGAGAAGCTTTAGAAAATGTTTTAGTTCCATATAGTGAAGATGAAAATATTAAGATGGCTAAAAACTGTGGTTTTTCACACTGTGAAGTAGTATTTCGCTGGGCAAACTTCGCCACATTTATTGCTATAAAGTAA
- the nth gene encoding endonuclease III — translation MKKATKKEILEIHELFIQRYSDAVTELEYKNAYELVVAVALSAQCTDKRVNIITPKLFEIYPSPKELADANIDDVKGLINSCSFFNNKAKNIIAMARRVVDVYEGEIPMREKDLITLGGVGQKTANVVMIEYTGANLMAVDTHVFRVSHRLGLSDDKTALKTEATLVKKFKNNLHALHQGMVLFGRYICTAKNPKCDECFLTEYCKTTDTFKV, via the coding sequence ATGAAAAAAGCAACTAAAAAAGAGATTTTAGAAATTCACGAACTGTTTATCCAAAGGTACAGTGACGCTGTAACCGAGCTTGAATATAAGAATGCTTATGAGCTTGTTGTAGCTGTTGCACTGTCAGCACAATGCACCGATAAAAGAGTAAATATTATAACGCCAAAGCTATTTGAGATCTATCCTAGCCCAAAAGAGTTGGCAGATGCAAACATAGATGATGTAAAGGGACTAATAAACAGTTGCTCATTCTTTAATAATAAAGCTAAAAATATTATTGCAATGGCGCGAAGAGTTGTAGATGTTTATGAAGGAGAGATTCCTATGAGAGAAAAAGATTTAATAACTCTTGGCGGTGTAGGACAAAAAACAGCTAATGTTGTAATGATAGAATATACTGGAGCAAACCTTATGGCCGTTGATACTCACGTTTTTAGAGTTTCTCATAGACTAGGTCTAAGTGATGATAAAACTGCGTTAAAGACAGAAGCAACACTCGTTAAAAAGTTTAAAAATAACCTTCATGCTCTTCATCAGGGAATGGTTTTGTTTGGCCGTTATATTTGCACGGCAAAAAATCCAAAATGTGATGAGTGTTTTTTAACTGAGTATTGTAAGACAACTGATACTTTCAAAGTTTAG
- a CDS encoding response regulator, protein MGIFSFFKNTKQESEEKYHYSDYFTKELIWDIVDSNSSMMLFFTKKDGWIGANKLFFRTFGFKNIEEFRGKYESVRELFLNESEEIFTEDDKSWLDYIKKYKQDGYHITVSTYNDEMQTINAKCHSVPRMKGFYILELEDITKLHQAELKIKEVENLKSKFLSNIGHEFRTPMNGILGFIELLQQTNLDKNQSEYLQMINRSSKSLMSNIETLLDLSQMQGGRLKLNPSLFSISQEMEKIAYNYGVVGRDKGVSVFSFIDPKLPSEINADFRKIKQVMNSLIQNAIKFTPRGGRIVVEVKLLKKQINGDCSVSFSVKDNGKGIANEQIAMITEPFIAGSQADERLGVGLSLSHGLVSLLGSELKIQSEEGYGSYFNFTINFKASKGQSYKMMPKRKVKVLLLDPSRVDEANFLTIYLRSFAIDVVKSNTLDATIYNGVETLYIIADQKDSSWMLKLGTYSKKIPVILLIDESEKLQTKLTHIVDGVFRKPLLPSLVAKQLNEIYSKDLEIKQEEKHGLREHLSALVVEDNLINQRLIQILLQEYRIIVSTALNGNEAVSMCEKNRYDIVFMDIDMPEKNGIIATKEIKEKINLNGKTPIVALTAMAMQGDKEMLLSEGLDDYMSKPLTREKLENVLDKYLKVTSV, encoded by the coding sequence ATGGGGATATTTTCATTTTTTAAAAATACAAAACAAGAGTCAGAAGAGAAGTACCACTACAGTGACTATTTTACAAAAGAATTGATTTGGGATATAGTTGATTCCAACAGCTCAATGATGCTATTTTTTACAAAAAAAGATGGATGGATAGGGGCTAATAAGCTTTTTTTTAGAACATTTGGTTTTAAAAATATCGAAGAATTCCGTGGTAAATATGAAAGCGTAAGAGAGCTTTTTTTAAATGAAAGTGAAGAGATATTTACTGAAGATGATAAAAGTTGGCTTGATTACATAAAAAAATATAAACAAGATGGTTACCACATAACTGTCTCAACATATAATGATGAGATGCAAACTATAAATGCTAAGTGTCACTCCGTACCAAGAATGAAGGGTTTTTATATATTAGAGCTAGAAGATATTACTAAACTTCATCAAGCAGAGTTAAAAATTAAAGAAGTTGAAAATTTAAAATCCAAATTCCTATCAAATATTGGGCATGAATTTAGAACTCCAATGAATGGAATACTAGGCTTTATAGAGCTACTTCAGCAGACAAATTTGGATAAGAATCAGAGTGAATATCTTCAAATGATCAATCGTTCTTCAAAAAGTCTAATGTCAAATATAGAGACTTTACTAGACTTGTCTCAGATGCAAGGCGGCAGACTAAAACTAAATCCATCACTTTTTTCAATATCTCAAGAAATGGAGAAGATCGCCTATAACTACGGCGTTGTCGGAAGAGATAAAGGGGTAAGTGTTTTTTCATTTATAGATCCCAAGCTTCCAAGTGAAATAAATGCAGATTTTAGAAAAATTAAACAGGTAATGAACTCCCTTATTCAAAATGCTATAAAATTCACGCCAAGGGGCGGTAGAATAGTTGTAGAAGTTAAACTACTAAAAAAACAGATAAATGGTGATTGCAGTGTAAGTTTTAGTGTTAAAGATAATGGTAAAGGCATTGCTAATGAACAAATAGCAATGATTACAGAGCCATTTATCGCAGGTAGTCAAGCGGATGAAAGACTAGGTGTTGGACTTAGTCTTTCTCATGGTCTTGTAAGTTTGCTTGGTTCAGAGTTGAAGATTCAAAGTGAAGAGGGTTATGGAAGTTACTTTAACTTCACCATTAATTTTAAAGCTTCAAAAGGACAATCATATAAAATGATGCCTAAAAGAAAAGTCAAGGTATTACTTCTTGACCCATCTAGAGTCGATGAAGCAAACTTTTTAACTATATATCTGCGCTCTTTTGCTATTGATGTTGTTAAATCAAACACATTAGATGCTACTATTTATAATGGGGTTGAGACTCTCTATATAATAGCCGATCAAAAAGACTCTTCATGGATGCTAAAACTTGGCACTTACTCTAAAAAAATTCCTGTAATTCTTCTTATTGATGAGAGTGAAAAACTTCAAACAAAACTTACTCACATAGTTGATGGTGTATTTAGAAAACCACTTCTTCCTAGTTTGGTAGCGAAACAGCTAAATGAGATATACAGCAAAGATTTAGAAATAAAACAAGAAGAAAAACATGGACTAAGAGAACATTTGTCTGCATTGGTTGTTGAGGATAATCTAATCAATCAAAGACTTATACAGATACTTCTCCAAGAGTACAGAATAATCGTATCAACTGCTTTAAATGGTAATGAGGCTGTAAGTATGTGTGAGAAAAATAGGTATGACATTGTTTTTATGGATATAGATATGCCTGAAAAAAATGGAATAATAGCGACAAAAGAGATAAAAGAGAAAATCAACTTAAATGGTAAAACACCAATCGTAGCTTTAACTGCAATGGCTATGCAGGGAGATAAAGAAATGCTTTTAAGTGAAGGTCTTGATGACTACATGTCTAAGCCTTTAACACGAGAAAAACTTGAAAATGTATTGGATAAATATCTCAAAGTGACTTCTGTTTAA
- a CDS encoding peptidylprolyl isomerase, whose product MMKMTKIVATLLLTSTLVSATTLITVNGTQITQQDVDTALMNATQGRFNQVPAEKQAEFRKQVLEQLIAKELVFGDAQKTGVLNSKDFKDEFVQVQERVKKELAIQVWQKQQLDKVEVSDKELKNYYDKNKDEFNEKETVHARHILVKTEEEAKNIVKSLKSLKGEALKAKFIEEAKAKSTGPSGPKGGDLGYFAQGQMVPEFNDKVFGMKVGTVSEPVKTQFGYHVIYLEDKKAKKTLAFTEVKSFIEQRLKMEKFKVVMQDKMLELKNKATIK is encoded by the coding sequence ATGATGAAAATGACTAAAATCGTTGCTACACTTCTATTGACAAGCACACTAGTTAGTGCTACAACACTAATAACGGTGAATGGTACACAAATTACTCAACAAGATGTTGATACGGCACTTATGAATGCAACACAAGGCAGATTCAATCAAGTTCCAGCTGAAAAGCAAGCAGAATTTAGAAAACAAGTTCTTGAACAACTAATAGCTAAAGAGCTAGTTTTTGGAGATGCTCAAAAAACTGGTGTCTTAAACTCTAAAGATTTCAAAGATGAGTTTGTACAAGTTCAAGAAAGAGTGAAAAAAGAGTTAGCTATTCAAGTTTGGCAAAAACAACAACTTGATAAAGTTGAAGTTTCAGACAAAGAATTGAAAAACTATTATGATAAGAACAAAGATGAGTTTAATGAAAAAGAGACTGTACATGCTCGTCACATTCTTGTAAAAACAGAAGAAGAAGCAAAAAATATTGTTAAAAGTTTAAAATCTTTAAAAGGCGAAGCTCTTAAAGCTAAGTTCATAGAAGAAGCAAAAGCAAAATCTACAGGACCTAGTGGACCAAAAGGTGGAGATCTAGGTTACTTCGCTCAAGGTCAGATGGTTCCAGAGTTTAATGACAAAGTATTTGGCATGAAAGTTGGAACTGTATCAGAGCCAGTTAAAACTCAGTTTGGATATCACGTAATTTACTTAGAAGACAAAAAAGCTAAAAAGACACTAGCATTTACTGAAGTTAAATCTTTTATCGAACAGAGACTAAAAATGGAAAAATTTAAAGTTGTAATGCAAGATAAGATGTTAGAACTTAAAAACAAAGCAACAATCAAATAA
- a CDS encoding 1-aminocyclopropane-1-carboxylate deaminase — MNNSPISKISLEGRDFYVKRDDLIDPFLAGNKYRKLYTLLKTPSNKLHKIISYGGTQSNAMLAIAAMCKSKGWEFDYYTKPLSQTQKSFSHGNYFHSINLGMNHIEIAEVLYKDFIASISITVDATTFIIDQGGAVEEAKKGLEVLAQEIREANLEIKSLATPSGTGTTALFLALSLPEFKVYTTPCVGNTEYLREQMQALHELPDNLVILEPLKKHHFAKPYPEFLDIYKKLLEAGVEFDLLYAPGMWEALLNQTNEEILYIHSGGVSGNESMLKRYEQKGFY; from the coding sequence ATGAATAACTCTCCTATCTCTAAGATCTCATTAGAGGGGAGAGACTTTTATGTTAAAAGAGATGATTTAATAGATCCTTTTTTAGCAGGAAATAAATACAGAAAACTCTATACACTTCTAAAAACTCCCTCAAATAAACTTCATAAAATAATCTCTTACGGTGGAACGCAATCTAATGCTATGCTCGCAATTGCAGCAATGTGTAAAAGTAAAGGCTGGGAGTTTGATTACTACACCAAACCTTTAAGTCAAACGCAAAAGAGTTTTTCTCATGGAAACTATTTTCATTCCATAAACCTTGGCATGAATCATATAGAAATAGCTGAAGTACTATATAAAGATTTTATCGCTTCAATATCTATAACAGTAGATGCTACAACATTCATAATAGATCAGGGTGGAGCAGTTGAAGAAGCAAAAAAAGGCTTGGAAGTTTTAGCACAGGAAATAAGAGAAGCTAATTTGGAGATTAAATCTCTGGCAACTCCATCTGGAACAGGGACAACAGCTCTTTTTTTAGCTTTGTCGCTTCCAGAGTTTAAAGTTTATACTACACCTTGTGTTGGAAATACTGAGTATTTGAGAGAACAGATGCAAGCTTTACATGAATTACCAGATAATTTAGTAATACTAGAACCTTTAAAAAAGCATCATTTTGCAAAGCCTTATCCAGAGTTTTTAGATATATACAAAAAACTTTTAGAGGCAGGGGTAGAATTTGATCTGCTTTATGCACCTGGAATGTGGGAAGCTCTTTTAAATCAAACAAATGAAGAGATTTTGTATATACATAGTGGCGGAGTAAGTGGAAATGAGAGTATGCTCAAAAGATATGAGCAAAAGGGTTTCTATTGA
- a CDS encoding nitroreductase, whose product MPTILEAITNRSSKRSYLPKPVSKEIQEKILRAASMTPSGANMQPWIVYAISNKEVLENIGDSIIQKMNSGVEHDQFIQYYPVKWTNPYKKRRIETGVGLYTLMEVDRKDIKKRTEMWHDNFRWFGASTVFFVFTDKALIDNAQGALIDCGAYMQSIMLAAKEFELDTCPQGSTTEFGKVVAEVLNTPDNLALLYSVVLGYADEDAKINAYQPTRVSLEDNVTFI is encoded by the coding sequence TTGCCAACAATCTTAGAAGCTATCACAAATCGCTCTTCAAAAAGATCATATCTTCCAAAGCCAGTCTCAAAAGAGATTCAAGAAAAAATTTTAAGAGCTGCTAGCATGACGCCGAGTGGTGCCAATATGCAGCCTTGGATTGTTTATGCTATTAGCAACAAAGAAGTACTAGAAAATATTGGTGATTCCATTATTCAAAAGATGAACTCCGGTGTTGAACATGATCAGTTTATACAGTATTATCCAGTAAAGTGGACAAATCCATACAAGAAACGTCGCATCGAAACCGGTGTTGGTCTCTATACTCTTATGGAAGTAGATAGAAAAGATATAAAAAAAAGAACTGAGATGTGGCATGATAACTTTAGATGGTTTGGTGCTTCAACAGTATTTTTTGTATTTACTGATAAAGCTTTAATAGATAATGCTCAAGGTGCGCTAATAGATTGTGGTGCATATATGCAAAGTATCATGCTTGCTGCTAAAGAGTTTGAACTTGACACATGCCCTCAAGGCTCAACAACTGAGTTTGGTAAAGTTGTTGCAGAGGTTTTAAACACTCCAGATAATCTGGCACTTTTATATAGTGTTGTTTTAGGTTATGCTGATGAAGACGCTAAGATAAACGCTTATCAGCCAACTAGAGTATCTTTAGAGGATAATGTCACTTTTATTTAA